The proteins below are encoded in one region of Ereboglobus luteus:
- the pncA gene encoding bifunctional nicotinamidase/pyrazinamidase: MKKALLLVDIQNDFVPGGALAAPEGDKIIPLVNRLQPLFQHVLATQDWHPADHGSFAAQHAGRSPGEVIDLHGIRQILWPVHCVQQTHGAAFADGLETRRIEHIFHKGADPRVDSYSAFFDNGRKHSTGLEKYLREHGLTDIYIAGLATDYCIKYSALDAAQLGFNTHVIADACRAVNMQPGDDARAFDEMSKAGVRVIESAELASR, encoded by the coding sequence ATGAAAAAAGCGCTCCTGCTTGTTGACATACAGAACGACTTTGTGCCGGGCGGCGCGCTTGCCGCGCCCGAGGGCGACAAAATCATCCCGCTGGTGAACCGCCTGCAACCGCTGTTTCAACATGTCCTCGCAACACAGGACTGGCATCCCGCCGACCATGGCAGTTTCGCGGCGCAACACGCAGGGCGCTCGCCGGGCGAGGTCATTGATCTCCACGGCATCCGGCAAATCCTCTGGCCCGTGCATTGCGTGCAACAAACACACGGCGCGGCTTTCGCCGACGGCCTCGAAACGCGGCGCATCGAGCACATTTTTCACAAGGGCGCCGATCCGCGCGTCGACAGTTACAGCGCTTTCTTTGACAACGGCCGCAAGCACTCAACCGGCTTGGAAAAATACCTGCGAGAGCACGGACTGACGGATATTTACATCGCCGGGCTCGCAACGGATTACTGCATAAAATACAGCGCGCTTGACGCAGCGCAGCTCGGTTTCAACACACACGTGATCGCCGACGCCTGCCGCGCGGTGAACATGCAACCGGGCGACGACGCGCGCGCCTTCGACGAGATGAGCAAGGCCGGGGTGCGTGTGATC
- a CDS encoding inositol monophosphatase family protein, with amino-acid sequence MSTNHTENTASQELLSRIEAGKAAVLAQTDLMLREFGRAQSNWKSDGTRVTPVDIAISQNIERFIHERFADDEFFSEELADPARFEPEPLRARFAWILDPIDGTNNYATGLACCAISLGLYENGLPVYGIVYDMGRRALIHGGPGLGVFDGDRAVSVSQAAPTPQSLVGFHSPHDKIYAAQAKTVVENFKIRGLGSSTLLLSYVANGMLEGVVDHNVKIWDIAAAIPLCMAGGGELYFFNNTNPLPVRTFDLKMKRIQYIAGGAAFVARARELLGV; translated from the coding sequence ATGTCCACAAATCACACCGAAAACACCGCGTCGCAGGAACTCCTCTCGCGCATCGAGGCCGGCAAGGCCGCCGTGCTCGCGCAAACCGATCTTATGTTGCGCGAATTCGGCCGCGCCCAAAGCAACTGGAAATCCGACGGCACGCGAGTCACGCCCGTCGATATTGCGATTTCACAAAACATCGAGCGGTTCATTCACGAGCGTTTTGCGGACGACGAGTTTTTCAGCGAGGAGCTCGCCGATCCCGCGCGCTTCGAGCCCGAGCCGCTGCGCGCGCGTTTCGCGTGGATACTCGACCCGATCGACGGCACCAACAACTACGCCACCGGCCTCGCCTGCTGCGCGATCTCGCTCGGCCTCTACGAAAACGGCCTGCCCGTTTACGGCATCGTTTACGACATGGGACGCCGCGCGCTCATCCACGGCGGCCCCGGCCTCGGCGTGTTCGACGGCGACCGCGCGGTTTCCGTTTCACAGGCCGCGCCCACACCGCAAAGCCTGGTCGGCTTTCACAGCCCCCATGACAAAATCTACGCGGCGCAGGCAAAAACCGTCGTTGAAAATTTCAAGATCCGCGGACTCGGCAGCAGCACGCTCCTCCTCTCCTACGTCGCCAACGGAATGCTCGAGGGCGTCGTCGACCACAACGTCAAGATATGGGACATCGCCGCCGCGATCCCGCTCTGCATGGCCGGGGGCGGCGAACTTTATTTCTTCAACAACACCAACCCGCTCCCCGTGCGAACCTTCGACCTGAAGATGAAACGCATCCAATACATCGCCGGCGGCGCGGCCTTTGTCGCCCGCGCGCGCGAGTTGCTCGGCGTTTGA